The genomic segment ATAAAGGCGAAAGGTAATCTTGCAGCAAGTGTTGATACACCAAAAATAGCAAAACTGAGGGCAGTAACAAAGAACTGCAATGGTGGCATGTAAATATCATTTAGGTTCTGGTCTAACTCTAATCCATTTCTATAGCCATACAGATTCCGACCGTCCCAGCCAGTTAATTTTCCGGTGTTAAGAAAATTCTTTGCTATGATAGCAGTATTTGCTTCGTCATCCCAGAAATAATTATTATCTAGTCCTTGGAATGTAAGGTAAGCACCTATGAGTATTATGAGGATAAAGTATTTTTGTTTTAGAATTAGATCACGAAAATTCTTAATGCTCATTTGCTTCAGAATGTCCATTCTGTACTTGCAACAAGCTATTACATATAAATGTTTTTCAAATGTTTGATGCATTTATAGTCCTGTTATCAGTATGGACACGGCAATTGTGGAAAGTAAAGCAGCAAGAGAATAAAAGAAATTAAAATAAGGTTTAACGTAAGACTATTTCGTTACCATCATCTTCCTCGTTGCTGTACCTTCTGGCGTTTGTAAGCTATAGACATACACTCCTGAAGGAACTCCTTGTGCATTCCAGGTGACAGCATGCTTTCCAGGTGAAAGAACACC from the Candidatus Woesearchaeota archaeon genome contains:
- a CDS encoding T9SS type A sorting domain-containing protein, which codes for GVLSPGKHAVTWNAQGVPSGVYVYSLQTPEGTATRKMMVTK